From bacterium, a single genomic window includes:
- a CDS encoding DUF3343 domain-containing protein, whose product MPELGMVIVFPTTHLTLSAEKSLEKAGIEHRTIMKPRRISSDCGLAIRIDSDSFDTCRETLTSDGLLPVRFLKEVEGEWECVLELD is encoded by the coding sequence GTGCCTGAGTTGGGAATGGTCATCGTTTTTCCGACAACGCATCTGACCCTCTCGGCGGAAAAATCCCTGGAAAAAGCCGGTATCGAGCACCGGACCATCATGAAGCCCAGAAGGATCTCCAGCGACTGTGGTCTTGCCATCCGCATCGATTCCGATTCCTTTGACACCTGCAGGGAAACGCTCACTTCAGATGGGCTTTTACCGGTTCGGTTTTTGAAGGAGGTTGAGGGGGAGTGGGAATGTGTCCTGGAATTGGATTAA